The Piliocolobus tephrosceles isolate RC106 unplaced genomic scaffold, ASM277652v3 unscaffolded_27660, whole genome shotgun sequence genome includes a window with the following:
- the NFKBIA gene encoding NF-kappa-B inhibitor alpha, whose translation MFQAAERPQEWAMEGPRDGLKKERLLDDRHDSGLDSMKDEEYEQMVKELQEIRLEPQEVPRGAEPWKQQLTEDGDSFLHLAIIHEEKALTMEVIRQVKGDLAFLNFQNNLQQTPLHLAVITNQPEIAEALLGAGCDPELRDFRGNTPLHLACEQGCLASVGVLTQSCTTPHLHSILKATNYNGHTCLHLASIHGYLGIVELLVSLGADVNAQEPCNGRTALHLAVDLQNPDLVSLLLKCGADVNRVTYQGYSPYQLTWGRPSTRIQQQLGQLTLENLQMLPESEDEESYDTESEFTEFTEDELPYDDCVFGGQRLTL comes from the exons ATGTTCCAGGCGGCCGAGCGCCCCCAGGAGTGGGCCATGGAGGGTCCCCGCGACGGGCTGAAGAAGGAGCGACTGCTGGACGACCGCCACGACAGCGGCCTGGACTCCATGAAGGATGAGGAGTACGAGCAGATGGTCAAGGAGCTGCAGGAGATCCGCCTCGAGCCGCAGGAGGTGCCGCGCGGCGCGGAGCCCTGGAAGCAGCAGCTCACCGAGGACGGGGACTC GTTTCTGCACTTGGCCATCATCCATGAAGAAAAGGCACTGACCATGGAAGTGATCCGCCAGGTGAAGGGAGACCTGGCCTTCCTCAACTTCCAGAACAACCTGCAGCAG ACTCCACTCCACTTGGCTGTGATCACCAACCAGCCAGAAATTGCTGAGGCACTTCTGGGAGCTGGCTGTGATCCTGAGCTCCGAGACTTTCGAGGAAATACCCCCCTACACCTTGCCTGTGAGCAGGGCTGCTTGGCCAGCGTGGGAGTCCTGACTCAGTCCTGCACCACCCCGCACCTCCACTCCATCCTGAAGGCTACCAACTACAACG GCCACACGTGTCTGCACCTAGCCTCTATCCATGGCTACCTGGGCATCGTGGAGCTTTTGGTGTCCTTGGGTGCTGATGTCAATGCTCAG GAGCCCTGTAATGGCCGGACTGCCCTTCACCTCGCAGTGGACCTGCAGAATCCTGACCTGGTGTCGCTCCTGTTGAAGTGTGGGGCTGATGTCAACAGAGTTACCTACCAGGGCTATTCTCCCTACCAGCTCACCTGGGGCCGCCCAAGCACCCGGATACAGCAGCAGCTGGGCCAGCTGACGCTGGAAAACCTTCAGATGCTGCCGGAGAGTGAGGATGAGGAGAGCTATGACACGGAGTCAGAGTTCACAGAGTTCACGGAGGATGAG CTGCCCTATGATGACTGTGTGTTTGGAGGCCAGCGTCTGACATTATGA